TGAACACCCAGCCAGTGCCTTCATTATGGTTCACCAAGCCCCAACGCAGGGTGTTGTTCAACATGATCACTTCCACCCCGGTCGCATCGGGTGCAAAAGTGTCGATAACATCGCTGCTGGCCGACGGTTCCTGCCGGATGTTCAGAACATCGTCTGACGCCACATCGATCACGTTGAACAATTGCGGGTATTCCTGCGCTGACAGCGGCGCCGCCGACGCCAGAATGACGGATACAACAACGGATTGCATTAATCTGAGCATGTTTCACCTTTTTTCAGTCCGGCAGTATGGGACGCGCGCGATCACGCGCCATCATCCCCCAGCGGCAGAATTGTCGTCGCCTTGATTTCTTCCATCGACAATAATGCCGTGACATTGTGGATGCTAACCTCTGATATCAGGGCCTGATAGAACCTGTCATAGGCGCGGGCATTTGGGACGCGCACTTTCAGAATATAGTCAATATCGCCAGCAAGGCGGTGGGCCTCCATCACTTCCGGGCGCGCGCGAACAGCGTGCAGGAACCGTTGCTGCCAATCGGCTTCATGGGCTGCGGTGCGCACCAGAACGAAAAAACAGGCCTCCAGCCCCAGTGCTTCGGGGTCCAGAAGCACGGTCTGGCGCGTGATGACACCGGCTGCGCGCAGTTTGCGCACCCGATTCCATACCGGTGTCTTGCTGGACCCGACTTTGCGCGCAATTTCATCAAGCGACTGGCTTGCATCGTCCTGAAGTTCACGCAGAATGCGCCTGTCCAGATCATCCAGACTGTTTGGCATTGGTCTATTTTCTCCTCAATAAGGGGTCCTGTGGGACAGTTTCCCGAATTTGCATTTTCTTATCCTATGAAATGGAAATATCTTCTGCAACAGGTTATGTGCTGCGGCAATATGCACCGATTGATGTTGACCTTTATCAAGGTGTAAACTGGGATCAATGATTATGCGAGGCAGGACACGCCCCGCCCGCAAACAGGAAAGAGTGCCGGATGGACCAAATCGCACCCGCAACCAAAGCAACCCCGACCTTGCCAGATGCGCAGACCGTCACGTCGGTGACGCATTACACGGACCGGCTGTTTGCCTTCCGGTGCACACGCCCGCTTAGCCTGCGGTTCCGGTCGGGTGAATTTGTGATGATCGGATTGTTGGGGGACAATGGCAAGCCGCTACTACGGGCCTATTCCATTGCGTCGCCATCCTGGGATGAGGAACTGGAGTTTTATTCGATCAAGGTGTCTGATGGACCGCTGACATCGCGCCTTCAGCATATCCAGCCCGGTGACCAGATCATCCTGCGCCCCAAACCTGTGGGCACTTTGGTGCTGGATGCATTGCTTCCGGGCAAGCGGCTTTGGATGCTGGCCACCGGCACCGGCATTGCCCCTTTCGCATCCTTGCTGCGCGATCCTGAAACATGGGAAAAATATGAGCAGGTGGTTGTCATGCACACCTGCCGCGAGCAGGCCGAACTGACCTATGGGCGCAACCTGATCGAAGCCTTGCCTGACGACCCGCTGATTGGCGAGCTGGTGGGCGACAAGCTGCTGTATTACCCCGCGACAACCCGCGAAGACGGGCAGTATACGGGCCGCGTCACCGATAACCTGTCATCAGGCAAGGTGTTTGCGGATCTGGGCATTGCCCCGCTGGACCCCGCCACCGACCGTGCCATGGTTTGTGGTTCGCTGGCGTTTAATCTGGACATCAAAAAGGTACTGGAAGATGCCGGCCTGACGGAAGGCGCCAACAGTTCACCTGCTGAATATGTGGTCGAGAAGGCATTTGTGGACTAACCCGCGTTGGGGGTTATGCAATTTCTGCATACACTTCGGTGATTTGACGGGCGTATGCGTCGTTTTCGGTATGAAATGGTTTGATCCGCAGGCAAGAATAGGCAATCGTGCTTTCAAGTGGTGCGCCATTTGAAGAGTTTTGTTCGGGTTGTTCTTGTCGTCATTGGCAAAGCACCAATGTTATTTTAACTGTGCTGCGTGGGCCAAGTATGCGGAACTCTAATAGATTTCGACGGCGCGTGGCCTTGCTTTTTGAAGGTGTTCTTGAGTATGACGAACAAAGCAATCCGTGGCACTTCAATTCCGGCCTGATACTGGGCATCGTCGCTGCAAGCGCGGCCCTGACGACCCTTCTGTGGTCTATGTTTGCCAGTTGGCTGCCATGGGATGTGACACCTGGCATGATTGGCGTGGCCACACTTGCCGCGGTATTTGTTTCCGTGGTTGTGGCGACCCCTGCCGTGCTGTTCGGGTATTCCCTTGTTGAACGCATTCTGGCCGTCAAGGCCCAGTTGCGCCGCGCGTTGGTGGCTGCGGATGTGGCCAATCGGTCAAAAACCGAATTTCTTGCAAATATGAGCCATGAAATACGCACCCCTCTGAACGGGGTCTTGGGCATGGCGCAAGTGCTTGAAACCACCGAGCTGACACCAGAGCAGCGCGCAGCCCTTACTATGATTGGCGAGTCTGGTGAAGTGTTGATGGGGATCATTGCCGATGTCCTTGATCTGGCAAAAATCGAGGTCGGTGAAATTTCACTGGACCCGACTGCGCAACCTGTTGCGAAGCCTATTCGCGATATGGTTGAATTGTTTCGTGCGCGTGCTGTTCAAAACGGGACAGAGTTGCGGGTTTGCGTCGATGCGACAGTGCCGGATCTGGCTGTGTTTGATTCTGTCAGGGTCCGGCAGTGTCTGGCCAATCTGGTGTCGAATGCCGTCAAGTTCACATCGGATGGTCACGTCACTGTCTTGGTCTGTGCAAAGGCGGAGGGGGCAGGCTGGGCAATCTCGATAACTGTTACGGACAGCGGTATGGGAATCGACCCTGCCGTGCAGCAGCGTTTGTTCAAGCCCTTCGAGCAAGCGGATGCAGCGACGGCGCGCCGCTATGGTGGCACGGGGTTGGGGCTGGCCATTTCGCGCAAGCTGGCGCGCCTGATGGGCGGTGATATTACGCTGACATCTGTGCCCGGCGAAGGGGCGAGTTTTGTTTTTACATTCGCCGCTGGCACGGTCACCGAATCTGCCTCGAAACCAAGGATATCGCAGCCACTATTTGCGGCGCAAGAACGGCTGCTGGAAGGGCGCACCATCCTTGTGGTTGATGACAGCCGCATCAACCGCCATGTTGTTCTTGGGCTGCTGAAGCCACTTGGGCCACGTTGTCTGGAGGCCGAGAACGGGGTTGCTGCGCTTGAAATTCTGTCGCGAACAAAAGTTGATGTCGTGCTTCTTGATATGCAGATGCCGGTCATGGACGGGCCGCAAACGCTAAAAGCCCTGCGTGATCTTGGCGGGCCGATGGCGAACATTCCAGTGATTGCGCTGACTGCAAACGTCATGAGCGGCCGAAAGGCTGATTATCTGGCGCGGGGGTTTCAGGGCTTTCTGGCCAAGCCGCTGAACAGGGCCGAACTTCTGGCCGAAATCAGCGCGGTGGCGGGGTGGCAAATCGGGCCTGCCATTCAAACAGACCCACGCTGACGCTATAAGAAAATAAGGGTCAGACCCAATAGCCATGCAGCACAAGCCGCCACGTTAGGCGTGATAGAACTGCGCCCTGTGCGGTGAAAATCGCATGGTTGCACTTCATGCGCGCATGTGTTCAAAATAATAATAAACAAGCATAAGAGCATATTGCCATGTTACGCACGCTAATTGTTCAATTTGGAACCAGCAGGTTCCTGCAAGCGCATGCCGATGTGTTTCTGGCCAAAGCCGCGCATTGACGCTGAGTTAAAAGGGAAAATGTCATGAAGACCACAAGGATCGGGCGAACCGCTGCCAAAGTGACCGATATATCATTTGGCTGTGCAAGCATCGGCAATCTGTATCGCGAAATTTCTGAAGACACTGCGCAGGCGGTCCTTAGCGAAGCATGGGATGCAGGTATCCGCTACTTCGATACGGCCCCGCATTACGGGCGTGGTCTGTCCGAACAGCGCCTTGGGCAGTTTCTGGCGGGGCGGTCAGGGTTTGCACTGTCCACAAAAGTGGGGCGCGTTCTGTCCCCTGCAAGCGCACCCATTGCTGCCGCTGACGGGTATGTCAATCCGGCGCAAAACGATGTGCGCTATGACTATTCTGGCGACGGGATTGAACAAAGCCTTGAGCAAAGCCTGAAGCGGCTGGGTGTTGGCCGCATTGATATTGTTTATGTGCACGATCTGGGAACCTACACGCATGGCGCGGGAAATGCCGCACATATGGAAGCGTTCCTGGGGTCGGGCTATGAACGCCTTGTCCGGCTGAAAGAAGCGGGGCGTATTGATGCGTTCGGGCTGGGGGTCAATGAATGCGAGATTTGCCTTCAGGTCATGGATCATGGCCCGATTGATGCAATCCTTCTGGCGGGCAGGTTAACGTTGCTGGATCGCAGCGCCGAGGACCAACTGGTGCCGCGCTGCCGCGAGGCGGAAACCAGCCTTGTTCTGGGCGGGATATTCAATTCCGGCATTCTGGCGACAGGGCCGGTTGATGGCGCAACATATGATTATGGCCCGGCCCCGCAGGAGGTTCTGGACCGTGTGGCCGTGTTGCAGGATATCGCCGCGCAGGCAGGTGTTTCGCTGGCGACACTGGCGCTGCATTTTGCGCGCAGACATCCGGCGGCAAGTTCGGTCCTTCTGGGCACTGCCAAGCCCGCGACATTGCGCCGGAACCTGGACGCGCTTGAACAGGACCTGACCCCGCAGGCACAGGCGATACTAGCCAAGGTCATGATGCCGTAGCGATGACAGCAATGTTGATTTCGACGTCCTCAGATGGCGGCGCGCGGCATCTGTCGCGCGCTGCACATCGCGTGCTTCTATCGCGTCAATAATGGCCAGATGCTCGTTTATGGCGGCAAGGTTGCGTATTTTCTCATGCGTTTTGTCCCACATGTAATGGTAGTGGAAAATCAACGAAATGACTTTCTGGAACTCGGCAATGAAACGATTGCGCACAACGGAATTGATCGCTTCGTGAAAGGCCTCGTCCAGTTTCGAAAATTCGTGAAAATCGGTTTCAATATTGGCGCTCAGGTCCAGATGCGCGACACGCAGATCGGACAGTCGCTGCCATATCGGGTGGTCTACCGGGGCCTCAACGGCTTTCGCCACGGCATCCAGCTCCAGCACCAGACGAAAATCCGACAGCTCGACCGCAAAATCCTTGGTAAAGCCGCGCAGCATCCAGCCGCCCTTGGGGCGACGCGCCACCAGTCCAAACCGGCTGAGGCCCGCCAGAAATTCTTTCAATTCGTGCTGTGCAACCTCGAAATTGCGCGCCAGTTCCGCGATGGACAGCGGTGTTCCGGCAGGCACGTCGAACCGCAAAATCCAGTCCAGAAAGCGCTGTTCAAGATGCTCGCGGCCATCGGCGCTGTCGGGCAGGGCAATTCTGTCGTCCTGCACGGGGCTGCGCAACAAGTGCTTTTCGCGACCATTCCACGCAATTACACCCAGTTCGGACAGGCGCGACAGGCAGCGCCTGACAACCGTTCGGCTAACACCTGTCAATTCGCTTAGGGTGGTTTCTGCCGGCATCTCGGTGCCGACGGGGTGGGTGGCGCAAAAATCAAGCAGCCGGTTATAGGCTTCGCGGTAGCGTGTATCCCTGCGGGCCATAATGCTGTTTCCTGCTGCAATTTTGTATTTGTTCAAAATTATTAAAAACATTTGACATGCGCAAGTGTGTTGTTCATGGTATTTAATAATTTAATGCAATCCATCGAGGGGGAGCGATGTCGGATGCGAGCAAGCCGTGGCTGGACGCGGGTGACTGGAAGTTGATAATCGCGCGTGACCGGATGCACCGTGCATCGGCGTTGCTGACGCTGGTGTTGTTGGTGGTCGGGTTCTCGATGGCCAGTGCGTCCTTCTTTTCGGTGAATAATGGTCTGACAATATTGTTGCAGACATCGGTTATCGGCCTTCTGGGGATCGGCCTGACGCTGGTTATCATTACGGGCGGGATT
Above is a window of Roseinatronobacter sp. S2 DNA encoding:
- a CDS encoding GntR family transcriptional regulator gives rise to the protein MARRDTRYREAYNRLLDFCATHPVGTEMPAETTLSELTGVSRTVVRRCLSRLSELGVIAWNGREKHLLRSPVQDDRIALPDSADGREHLEQRFLDWILRFDVPAGTPLSIAELARNFEVAQHELKEFLAGLSRFGLVARRPKGGWMLRGFTKDFAVELSDFRLVLELDAVAKAVEAPVDHPIWQRLSDLRVAHLDLSANIETDFHEFSKLDEAFHEAINSVVRNRFIAEFQKVISLIFHYHYMWDKTHEKIRNLAAINEHLAIIDAIEARDVQRATDAARRHLRTSKSTLLSSLRHHDLG
- a CDS encoding ATP-binding protein codes for the protein MALLFEGVLEYDEQSNPWHFNSGLILGIVAASAALTTLLWSMFASWLPWDVTPGMIGVATLAAVFVSVVVATPAVLFGYSLVERILAVKAQLRRALVAADVANRSKTEFLANMSHEIRTPLNGVLGMAQVLETTELTPEQRAALTMIGESGEVLMGIIADVLDLAKIEVGEISLDPTAQPVAKPIRDMVELFRARAVQNGTELRVCVDATVPDLAVFDSVRVRQCLANLVSNAVKFTSDGHVTVLVCAKAEGAGWAISITVTDSGMGIDPAVQQRLFKPFEQADAATARRYGGTGLGLAISRKLARLMGGDITLTSVPGEGASFVFTFAAGTVTESASKPRISQPLFAAQERLLEGRTILVVDDSRINRHVVLGLLKPLGPRCLEAENGVAALEILSRTKVDVVLLDMQMPVMDGPQTLKALRDLGGPMANIPVIALTANVMSGRKADYLARGFQGFLAKPLNRAELLAEISAVAGWQIGPAIQTDPR
- a CDS encoding ferredoxin--NADP reductase → MDQIAPATKATPTLPDAQTVTSVTHYTDRLFAFRCTRPLSLRFRSGEFVMIGLLGDNGKPLLRAYSIASPSWDEELEFYSIKVSDGPLTSRLQHIQPGDQIILRPKPVGTLVLDALLPGKRLWMLATGTGIAPFASLLRDPETWEKYEQVVVMHTCREQAELTYGRNLIEALPDDPLIGELVGDKLLYYPATTREDGQYTGRVTDNLSSGKVFADLGIAPLDPATDRAMVCGSLAFNLDIKKVLEDAGLTEGANSSPAEYVVEKAFVD
- a CDS encoding aldo/keto reductase, with amino-acid sequence MKTTRIGRTAAKVTDISFGCASIGNLYREISEDTAQAVLSEAWDAGIRYFDTAPHYGRGLSEQRLGQFLAGRSGFALSTKVGRVLSPASAPIAAADGYVNPAQNDVRYDYSGDGIEQSLEQSLKRLGVGRIDIVYVHDLGTYTHGAGNAAHMEAFLGSGYERLVRLKEAGRIDAFGLGVNECEICLQVMDHGPIDAILLAGRLTLLDRSAEDQLVPRCREAETSLVLGGIFNSGILATGPVDGATYDYGPAPQEVLDRVAVLQDIAAQAGVSLATLALHFARRHPAASSVLLGTAKPATLRRNLDALEQDLTPQAQAILAKVMMP
- a CDS encoding Lrp/AsnC family transcriptional regulator, producing MPNSLDDLDRRILRELQDDASQSLDEIARKVGSSKTPVWNRVRKLRAAGVITRQTVLLDPEALGLEACFFVLVRTAAHEADWQQRFLHAVRARPEVMEAHRLAGDIDYILKVRVPNARAYDRFYQALISEVSIHNVTALLSMEEIKATTILPLGDDGA